ATTTAGAACTTACAAAGACTTGTGAGTACTACAATATGCCAAGCAATTGCTTGTAAGAGGTGCTAAACATTCCCAAGTTTCTGCATTTCACTTTAAAATTGTACCAGATCATGCATTTAAATGCCATATTATTGGGATTCGAATGTAACTTTGAATTCCAATTggactttttcctttttaattagaTTTGGATGAATACTGTAGCTGTAAATGGGTTAATTAGTAATCAGTACATTGTGGAAAAAGGTGTGAAGCAGCGCAACTCGGGGGAAAGCTGGTGTTTCCACTAAATAATTGACATAAACAAAGTGaataatgttgttttgtgttcatttttttccaggttctTTGTGAACTTCCCATCTGCCAAACAGTATTTCAGCCAGTTTCAAGACATGGAGGACCCCGAGGAGATGGAGAAAAGCTTCCAGCTTCGACACCACGCCCGGAGGGTGATGAATGCCATTAATACTGTGGTGGAAAACCTCAATGACCCTGAGAAAGTGTCATCAGTTTTAGCTCTGGTGGGCAAAGCTCATGCTATCAAGCATAAAGTGGAACCCATGTATTTTAAGGTATGGATGAGTTTATGGTTATcatttttcaacaacaaaatgcCACATCTTGATTTGAACTAGTTGAGTTCACAGTCTGAGATGGCCCTTgttatctttaaaaatatataaatttaatTCTTATGCGGAACTGTGGCAGTTATGGATTAAGAATAGGGTATAATCAATTTGTGTCACACAAGTGGACGTAAAGACAAATTAGACTGACTGCCATGCAAAATGCTTGCATACTTACTCATCAAAAAATAGACTAAGCTTTCCATATACAATGGAAGGCACTTCACCCTTCCTGtcttttgatttattattatatcaTCATTTTTCGAACTACAGCTGCATGGATAACACATTTGATATTCAACCCTGTCTATCACAATTATGATTGACAGTTAAAAATACAGACAAAAATCAGCAATCAGGCCCAGCAATTATCTTTAAGATTTACACGAAGATCCAAAATTGGGCTATTgaagaatataaaaaatatataaattcatAATGATCAAACATTAAGAGTATGCAGCTGTGTTTGTTCAttctcttattttttcttaattacaAGTAAGGATTCAAGCCTTTTACTGCATCTAAATAATGTCTGCTGCAGATTTACACGAGTGTATTACATCATCTGTTTCATGAGCTTTTATGCATATATAGCCCACGTCTTCACTTGTGTGTTTTGTACTTTCTAGCATTGGATTCTCATTCCCTTTGTACTCCCTGTCCAGCCTGTACTTGCATGATTCGGCCTCACAGACACTTTCAATTCTCACCTGTCTCGCCCACCTTTCTGCAACAGTAAATTGGGTTGATTTTCCCCTTTGGCTCAACTCCTACCTCATCTAATAATCCTATTATCTGGATTGCCTCGTTTGATTCTCTGTTCATGTTACAGTTACTCATATTTTGCTGTATTTCAACCTATTCAAACCCAAACGATGATGTTTACCCTTCAGTTCTGGGCAGATTATCAACTACCATATCTGCAAAGGCATGTTTTTTGATTCGGTTAGTTTATGAGATAGATAACAATTGTAGTTACTTTACTTTTTCACAATTCCTAGTTCCCTTTGCgtgccttttttttcatgttccttttagggtacttacagcaaacctgtcaacctcggccaattgctccactTATTAATAATTGCTATTCCTCTCATTAAGCAATAATGAACTGTACATATGCAACGCGGCATGCATTTACTCagatagggcgcacttaaaccTACCTTATGTATTCATTAAGTTCAAGTTTCTGTAGATGTTGTAAGATGCTGACAGCTTCAttttctgggtacattgcttgctgatgcgctatatttagatagtgaaaaggcggatCGTTCCGGATTACAGTCGAAACTGCTtaaacgagatcggttttacaaaaaaattactttttaaaatgttttttcccaaaCAAAAGTTATTATATGGCGTACACAAttggaaatgatcaaaaaacgtataaaatacggaaAACGTATAAGTCGACAAATATCTTACaggtcacagtagcaagaaaacacacaaattgaTACACAGTCATGGAATTTTTCTGACATTTGCGTATCAAATTGCAGATCCTGAGCGGGGTCATGCTGGAGGTGTTGTCTGAAGATTTCCCAGAATGCTTCACAGCAGAAGTTCAGATGGTGTGGACCAAACTCATGGGTGCTGTATACTGGCACGTAACGGGGGCCTATACAGATGTGGGATGGCTTCAGGTTTCCAGTTCGGCCGTGTGAGGATTTTGGGGAGGGACGTTTGCTATAGGAAAATGATGTGCAACTATTTTAAcacattgtttaaaatctaattaCGAGGACATGGTTTTATTGGcgtggatgatgatgatgatgatggcgcTGGTGAtgcaaaaacattgcatttttagtGAAATTTTGGTGCTGGGCTTTATTGCAGTTTTATGGTAACATTTTCTCGATAATCCCAAACAATGAAGGCAGGGCACATCTGCACTAATGACCTTTAAGCCAAAGTAACTGATGGCTGGGtgtttgtttcttcttcttttttagcCCACCATGAAGTACACTAATTAGCTTGTCAAATAGCACCGCCTACCA
This region of Stigmatopora nigra isolate UIUO_SnigA chromosome 6, RoL_Snig_1.1, whole genome shotgun sequence genomic DNA includes:
- the cygb2 gene encoding cytoglobin-2, translated to MSRRESPPPPSPEQLLVVRRREVNSDDRPERTEPLSDVEREIIQDTWGHIYKNCDDVGVSVLIRFFVNFPSAKQYFSQFQDMEDPEEMEKSFQLRHHARRVMNAINTVVENLNDPEKVSSVLALVGKAHAIKHKVEPMYFKILSGVMLEVLSEDFPECFTAEVQMVWTKLMGAVYWHVTGAYTDVGWLQVSSSAV